The proteins below are encoded in one region of Streptomyces marianii:
- a CDS encoding Rv1733c family protein, protein MTDERSVPGSHGVAGDTLWRHLVCAAGRDTRPLVRPADRARSRLVLEDAFAVLVALVLAVAATWATWTGEHRRVLDEERQQVSATTVTGAVAGARDTRSGVSGGASAEATWSRPGSGAHHGVVEVPRGTEAGSVIRIWVDEHGRPTPRPPTDADMAFASALAGISVFAVVAGAAVAVTGLRGRRLERRTLDAWEAEWGDVEPRWSGRRGG, encoded by the coding sequence ATGACGGACGAACGCTCCGTGCCCGGTTCGCACGGGGTGGCTGGGGACACCCTGTGGAGGCATCTGGTGTGCGCTGCCGGCAGGGACACGAGACCGCTGGTCCGCCCTGCGGACCGGGCCCGCAGCCGCTTGGTGCTGGAAGACGCCTTCGCCGTGCTGGTGGCGCTCGTCCTGGCGGTGGCGGCCACCTGGGCCACATGGACCGGCGAGCACCGTCGGGTGCTCGACGAGGAGCGGCAGCAGGTGAGTGCGACCACGGTGACCGGCGCGGTGGCGGGCGCGCGGGACACCCGGTCCGGCGTGTCGGGCGGCGCGTCGGCCGAGGCGACCTGGAGCCGGCCGGGGAGCGGAGCGCACCACGGTGTCGTCGAGGTGCCGCGCGGTACGGAGGCCGGGAGCGTGATCCGGATCTGGGTCGACGAACACGGGCGGCCGACCCCGAGACCCCCTACGGACGCGGACATGGCGTTCGCCTCGGCGCTGGCGGGAATCTCGGTGTTCGCCGTGGTCGCGGGCGCCGCCGTGGCGGTGACCGGTCTTCGGGGCCGTCGGCTCGAGCGCCGGACCCTGGACGCGTGGGAGGCCGAGTGGGGGGATGTCGAACCACGCTGGTCCGGTCGCCGGGGAGGGTGA
- a CDS encoding DUF4142 domain-containing protein produces MRSNRRAAESTVPRTIAVIVAVCAVIATVLFITRGGDEEASASPTPAGAAAQNGYGQSGTAGYGQSSGAAHGADAQNEAAEDAQSGPTEPQPVTEVDKTFLVKVRQAGLWEIPAGRLAQTNASSEAVKRAGLHLMDGHSKLDQLVREDAKILGVAIPDEATAEQQGWVKQMENARGAEFDRLFANLLRASHGKIFATIGEVRAATQNDLIRRHARQANQTVLDHLEVLEDTGLVDSATFADVEKSVTPK; encoded by the coding sequence ATGCGTTCCAACCGACGCGCCGCCGAATCCACCGTCCCCAGGACCATCGCGGTGATCGTGGCCGTCTGCGCGGTCATCGCCACCGTGCTGTTCATCACGCGGGGAGGTGATGAGGAGGCCTCGGCCTCGCCGACCCCCGCGGGGGCCGCGGCACAGAACGGCTACGGGCAGTCCGGCACCGCGGGATACGGTCAGTCGTCCGGCGCCGCCCACGGAGCGGACGCGCAGAACGAGGCGGCGGAGGACGCCCAGTCCGGACCGACCGAACCCCAGCCGGTGACCGAGGTGGACAAGACGTTCCTGGTCAAGGTGCGGCAGGCCGGCCTGTGGGAGATCCCGGCCGGCCGGCTGGCCCAGACGAACGCCTCCAGCGAAGCGGTCAAGCGCGCCGGCCTGCACCTCATGGACGGCCACAGCAAGCTCGACCAGCTGGTACGCGAGGACGCCAAGATCCTTGGCGTTGCGATTCCCGACGAGGCCACGGCCGAACAGCAGGGCTGGGTCAAGCAGATGGAGAACGCCCGGGGAGCCGAGTTCGACCGCCTGTTCGCGAACCTGCTGCGCGCCTCGCACGGAAAGATCTTCGCCACCATCGGCGAGGTCCGGGCCGCCACCCAGAACGACCTCATCCGCCGCCACGCGCGGCAGGCCAACCAGACCGTGCTGGACCACCTCGAGGTCCTGGAGGACACCGGCCTGGTCGACAGTGCGACCTTCGCCGACGTGGAGAAGTCCGTCACCCCTAAGTAG
- a CDS encoding YhjD/YihY/BrkB family envelope integrity protein, producing MDSTEGPADASLPRRFGRRIRESVMGGPGERDGGDLELMNRSLGFAAMGFLTLVPLMIVLAAAAPAQAAGFAHWLSRALSASTAAQHEIQQMFAPPRHVLRATTSFSLAALAIFGVTFGAAVQTGYEKAWGLEPARSGGSYAGMLARHVVWLCLVVGYVLVLTNTPLRRQSVITTPQGTAGAVLVTLMLLWASQKVLLGRRVGWRALLPGALATTVGLLGLRLFSRLVFSPLIVTSAVAYGPVGTMLVVQSWFVGVGFILYGGALVGRILHEEAWPGPRRRHG from the coding sequence ATGGATTCCACCGAAGGCCCGGCTGACGCATCCCTGCCCCGACGCTTCGGCCGACGGATTCGTGAGTCCGTCATGGGCGGGCCGGGGGAGCGGGACGGCGGCGACCTGGAGTTGATGAACCGCTCCCTGGGATTCGCCGCGATGGGCTTCCTCACCCTGGTGCCGCTGATGATCGTACTCGCGGCGGCGGCCCCGGCTCAGGCAGCCGGTTTCGCGCACTGGCTCAGCAGGGCCCTGAGCGCATCGACGGCGGCTCAGCACGAGATCCAGCAGATGTTCGCCCCTCCGCGACACGTCCTGCGAGCGACGACGAGCTTCAGCCTGGCCGCTCTCGCGATTTTCGGCGTCACGTTCGGGGCGGCGGTTCAGACCGGCTACGAGAAGGCATGGGGGCTGGAACCGGCTCGAAGCGGCGGCTCGTACGCCGGCATGCTGGCACGGCACGTAGTGTGGCTGTGTCTGGTCGTGGGGTACGTGCTGGTGCTCACCAACACGCCACTGCGGAGGCAGAGCGTCATCACGACGCCGCAGGGGACGGCCGGCGCCGTTCTCGTCACGCTGATGCTCCTGTGGGCTTCGCAGAAGGTCCTCCTCGGCCGCCGGGTCGGGTGGAGAGCCCTCCTGCCGGGCGCCCTCGCAACCACCGTCGGCCTGCTCGGCCTCCGTCTCTTCTCCCGCCTCGTCTTCTCCCCCCTGATCGTGACGAGCGCCGTCGCATACGGCCCCGTCGGGACGATGCTGGTCGTCCAGTCCTGGTTCGTCGGCGTGGGTTTCATCCTCTACGGAGGAGCGCTCGTGGGCAGGATTCTCCACGAAGAGGCATGGCCGGGGCCGCGGCGTCGGCACGGCTGA
- a CDS encoding glycoside hydrolase family 15 protein, with protein MGEWRPLSRVQGYLPIADHGLVGDGRTCALVGRDGAVTFMCVPRFDSVPLFASLLDHRRGGELLIAPARVTESRQRYVSGTGVLITEMRGPEGAVEITDAFPLAPDARLEEDARAGREELLRHVRVTHGSVELCFRLSPRRGDEVGPDGRVWVLRGPGRPAVYVRLSRPVPGTDSTITLGPGEDLTVSLTWGAGARHGAGSLDRPSACLEATARVWRRWAAHVVRDVPRPDLVLRSAITLKLLDHVENGALIAAPTSSLPERVHGTRNWDYRYAWIRDTAYAVFALRRIGLPTEAEGFLSWALTASHESGRPLVLYDLDGHAPPHEVEDAALEGYRGSAPVRWGNAAARQVQHDVYGEILDCAFQRAATGGVLDPGLWRQLERLAEEARTAWNRPDHGIWEVRTHGRPFTYSAAMCQVALDRAARLSRMLRLPGDAEGWNRDAGRLAARILDEAWDDEAGALTEHLGGGGLDASLLALPLRRVVPADHPRMVATTRAVADRLDAGGGLLYRYLPTASPDGIDEPEGAFLLCSFWMADNLAGQGRIDEATELFERLCSYAGPLGLLPEQVDPSDGSFLGNFPQAISHVGLLATAVVLARAQRGVRPDLSTRTWSRK; from the coding sequence ATGGGCGAGTGGCGACCCTTGAGTCGTGTCCAGGGCTACCTGCCGATCGCCGATCACGGACTCGTCGGTGACGGCCGTACCTGCGCCCTGGTCGGCCGGGACGGCGCGGTGACTTTCATGTGCGTCCCGCGCTTCGACTCGGTGCCCCTCTTCGCATCCCTGCTCGACCACCGGAGAGGGGGAGAACTGCTGATCGCGCCCGCGCGGGTGACCGAGAGCCGCCAGCGATACGTGTCCGGCACCGGTGTGCTCATCACGGAGATGCGCGGTCCGGAGGGGGCGGTCGAGATCACCGACGCGTTCCCACTCGCGCCGGACGCGCGTCTGGAGGAGGACGCGAGGGCCGGTCGTGAGGAACTTCTGCGACATGTGCGCGTGACGCACGGCAGCGTCGAGCTCTGCTTCCGCCTCAGCCCTCGCCGGGGCGACGAGGTCGGCCCGGACGGGCGGGTATGGGTCCTCCGCGGTCCGGGCCGGCCCGCCGTGTACGTCCGGCTCTCCCGGCCCGTACCCGGTACGGACAGCACGATCACCCTCGGGCCGGGGGAAGACCTGACCGTCTCCCTGACCTGGGGCGCCGGGGCCCGCCACGGCGCCGGGAGCCTCGACCGGCCTTCCGCGTGCCTGGAAGCCACCGCACGGGTCTGGAGGCGGTGGGCCGCTCACGTGGTGCGGGACGTGCCCCGCCCTGATCTGGTGCTCCGCTCCGCGATCACCCTCAAGCTGTTGGACCATGTGGAGAACGGGGCGCTCATCGCCGCCCCCACGTCCTCCCTTCCGGAACGCGTTCACGGCACTCGGAACTGGGACTACCGGTACGCGTGGATCCGGGACACCGCCTACGCGGTCTTCGCCCTCCGGCGCATCGGACTGCCCACGGAGGCCGAAGGCTTCCTGAGCTGGGCCCTGACCGCCTCCCACGAGAGCGGGCGTCCTCTCGTCCTCTACGACCTGGACGGACACGCCCCGCCCCATGAGGTCGAGGACGCGGCACTGGAGGGCTACCGCGGATCCGCTCCGGTGCGCTGGGGAAACGCCGCGGCGCGCCAGGTGCAGCACGACGTGTACGGCGAGATCCTCGACTGCGCGTTCCAGCGGGCCGCGACGGGGGGTGTGCTCGACCCCGGTCTGTGGCGACAGCTCGAACGCCTCGCCGAGGAGGCCCGCACCGCGTGGAACCGCCCGGACCACGGCATCTGGGAGGTACGCACACACGGTCGGCCGTTCACGTACTCGGCCGCCATGTGCCAGGTGGCCCTCGACCGGGCGGCACGCCTGTCCCGCATGCTGCGACTGCCCGGTGACGCGGAGGGCTGGAACCGGGATGCCGGGCGTCTCGCGGCCCGGATCCTCGACGAGGCCTGGGACGACGAGGCAGGAGCCCTCACCGAGCACCTGGGCGGCGGCGGCCTGGATGCTTCCCTGCTCGCCCTTCCGCTCAGACGGGTCGTACCCGCCGACCACCCCCGCATGGTCGCCACCACCCGGGCGGTGGCGGACCGCCTCGACGCGGGTGGCGGTCTGCTCTACCGCTACCTGCCCACGGCCTCACCGGACGGCATCGACGAACCCGAAGGAGCCTTTCTCCTGTGCAGCTTCTGGATGGCGGACAACCTGGCCGGACAGGGGCGCATCGACGAGGCGACGGAACTCTTCGAACGGCTCTGCTCCTACGCCGGCCCCCTGGGGCTCCTGCCCGAGCAGGTCGACCCGTCCGACGGTTCGTTCCTCGGCAACTTCCCGCAAGCGATCAGCCATGTCGGCCTGCTGGCCACGGCCGTCGTACTCGCCCGTGCCCAGCGCGGGGTACGCCCCGACCTGTCCACGCGGACGTGGTCGCGCAAGTGA